The sequence CCTGGACAAAATACGCTAACTGCCGTGTATCCATCATTATTCCTCCGTATCACTCCATGGTATCGTTATTGTAACATAAGCAGTCCTCAGATAAATATCTATAGAGGTAAACCTTTAAAGAGGGAGAAGGTTGGTGGCTGGATTTCACGAAACGCGTTTGAACATGTGGATTTAAGGTTATGTTTATGAATATGACAGCTAAAGGGGAAATCGCCATGGAAAAGATAGAATATAACAAACTCGTAAGGGACTATTTTCCGGATCTGATGAAGGATAAAGGGAAGAAAGTTGAATTTGAAGTTTTAGAAGGCAGTGAATATAGCGAGAAACTCATGGAGAAATTCAATGAGGAAGTTGAAAAGTTCCGCAGTGCAGGAACGGACAGGCTGCTGAGTGAAATAGTTGATTTGCTCGAAGTGGTCTATGCTATTGCCGAGCACAGAGGAATTACCGAATCGGAAGTAGAGTTCATGCGCCAGCTGAAAAAGAACCGCAGCGGAGGCTTCCGGAAAAAAATCCTCCTTAAGTCGATTGGAGAATCTCAAAAATAAAAATTAAGCCCTCTGCTGACTTGGCAGAGGGCTATCTTTATATCGTTAAACCGCTTTATGTGCTGCTTCTGGTGTCTTTTTGAACACAGTCTTGCGGATGAAAGGAACGACCCAGCGGTCTAAACCATATTTGCCAGCGTTGAAACCTGCAAACAGGATAATAAATCCGAAGAAGATGTCAGTTGGGTTGTGGGATACAGTACCGGCAAGGAAGAAGCTGAAATTCATCACGAGACCGAAGAACATGGCGGCAGTAGTCAAACATCCAAGGATCAAACCTAGACCGATAAGGAATTCGCCAAGCGGAACGATGAAGTTGAACAGATCCACATTTGGAATCGCAAAGCTTTCAAGGAAGTTTACATACCATCCATATACCATGTTACCATCTGGTCCTTTTACCGGATTAGCTGCAGCATTTTTTAGATAACCAGTTGCATCAAAACCCTCACCAGTCAATTTTCCCCATCCAGCAGTCATCCAGTTGTATCCGAGCCATACACGAATTGCAGTCAACAGGCCAGCAGCAATATTGTTTTCCCTTAACCAATTAGCGAACATCTAAATCGCTTCCCTTCAAAATATATAATGATTACACTTATAAGATATCAAAGCAATAAATGGAAATCTGTGAAGAAAGTGTGAAGACACACATCAGCCATAATGTTATGAACAAATTTTGACAGCAATTTTCCTTTAATGGCACCAACACCCTAAAGGGTATTTATTTCTAATTTTTTTCTTGTCTCATATATTGGAAATATATAGAATAAACATAAAGTGAATACAGGCAGGAGAGGGGAAGATAAAATGAGTGAGCTATTATTCAAGCAATTTGAATTAACCAGAGGTAATTTCTTAAAGCATATTGAGGGATTAGCTTCTGAGCAGGCAAGTTTTAAGCCTGAAGGCTTCAATAACAATATCCAATGGCACATTGGGCATGTGCTAACAGTGGCAGAACAGTTCATGCTTGGCTTTCCTAAAAAATCAAACCATCTTCCTTCAAATTACATAGAGCTGTTTGGAAATGGCACAAGCCCATCAGACTGGGAAGGCGATGTTCCATCTGTGGAGGAATTGGCTAACCAATTGAAAGCGCAGCTCGGAAGAATCAAGGAGGTGCCGGCATCAATGCTGGATCAAAGGCTTAAACAGCCTTTTCTTGGGTTGGAGACGTTTGGAGAGATTGCCAATATGGCTTTATTTCATGAATCCTATCACCTTGGTCAAATCCATGCCATGAAAAAGTTATTGAAATAGAATACTGAAATTGCAGCGTTCAAGATGGGCGCTGCTTTTGGCAATTTGCAGGGTTATGAGAATGGATTCGGGCCGTACTGGAAATTTTCGAAAATGGAGGCAGCAGATTTTGAATCAGGAGACTTGTCCATATTGCAACTTGCACTCTGATGCTGAGCAGCAAATTGTATTAGAGAATGAAACTTGTTATTTCATCCAAAAGGGATCAGAACAACGAATCCTGCAGGGAAGCGGACTGATCATCCCAAAACAGCATAAACGGGATGTATTTGAGCTGTCAGAACAGGAGTGGAAGGATTCGGGGCAACTGCTGAAGGCGGCTAAGGAGCTGCTTGACAGGCAGTATTCACCAGATGGCTACAGTGTAGGATGGAATACTGGCAGAGCAGGCGGCCAGTCCATTTTCCATGCGCATTTGCATATCATTCCGCGGTTTAAAGATGAGCCTTTTGCCGGCAGGGGAATCAGGTATTGGATCAAACAGGAGAGTAATAAAAGAAATTAATAAAAATGGCCTCTGCACATGCAGGGCCATTTTTAGGTGGTACCTTCGTTCCAATCTGTATATAAACCGCTTCCATTACAGCCAGGACATTCATAAGGTGCTGCGTAATAGACAAACTCATTCGCGGAAAAAGCATAATAACCCCTGCCATGGCAATCAGGGCATTTATTTTGATCCTTCATGTTCGCCAGGTGACTTTCGTATCTGGCACTTCTCCATTGATTAAGCGCATTGAATAACCCCATTCTAACACCTCCCGTTCTATGCATAGTTTGGAGAAATTTACTTATTTTTATGTATAGTATATGGAGATTTTTGGTTTTTGCCTCTGATAGAAGCACAAGACTTGTCTGAAAAGATGACCATACTGTGGGCAGGCCGGCCCTAATCATTGAGGTATTGAAAGGCCAGAAAGCAAATGATGACGAAGCAATTAGCTCCTTTTTTCTCTGTTCCAAGAAAGTTTACTTGACGTAAATTATTAACTAAAATATAATTACTTACATAAAGTAACTTACTAACGATTATGTAACTGCAGTGCAATTTTCGTTAAAAAGAATGACAAAGGGGAATTTGACTAATGTTAAAGACGAATGAAGCAGGAGCAACGATTTTAAGGATTGTTTTAGGAGCTACTTTTTTAATCCATGGAGCATCA comes from Mesobacillus jeotgali and encodes:
- a CDS encoding DinB family protein, translating into MSELLFKQFELTRGNFLKHIEGLASEQASFKPEGFNNNIQWHIGHVLTVAEQFMLGFPKKSNHLPSNYIELFGNGTSPSDWEGDVPSVEELANQLKAQLGRIKEVPASMLDQRLKQPFLGLETFGEIANMALFHESYHLGQIHAMKKLLK
- a CDS encoding methionine aminopeptidase yields the protein MGLFNALNQWRSARYESHLANMKDQNKCPDCHGRGYYAFSANEFVYYAAPYECPGCNGSGLYTDWNEGTT
- a CDS encoding DoxX family protein — its product is MFANWLRENNIAAGLLTAIRVWLGYNWMTAGWGKLTGEGFDATGYLKNAAANPVKGPDGNMVYGWYVNFLESFAIPNVDLFNFIVPLGEFLIGLGLILGCLTTAAMFFGLVMNFSFFLAGTVSHNPTDIFFGFIILFAGFNAGKYGLDRWVVPFIRKTVFKKTPEAAHKAV
- a CDS encoding nucleoside triphosphate pyrophosphohydrolase encodes the protein MEKIEYNKLVRDYFPDLMKDKGKKVEFEVLEGSEYSEKLMEKFNEEVEKFRSAGTDRLLSEIVDLLEVVYAIAEHRGITESEVEFMRQLKKNRSGGFRKKILLKSIGESQK
- a CDS encoding HIT family protein, with the translated sequence MNQETCPYCNLHSDAEQQIVLENETCYFIQKGSEQRILQGSGLIIPKQHKRDVFELSEQEWKDSGQLLKAAKELLDRQYSPDGYSVGWNTGRAGGQSIFHAHLHIIPRFKDEPFAGRGIRYWIKQESNKRN